The Kineococcus radiotolerans SRS30216 = ATCC BAA-149 DNA segment GCTGAGGTAGGGCGCCGGCGTGATGGCCTTGATGACGTGGCCTGGGGTCACGTAGCGGGTGACGTCTCCGCTTCCCGTGGCGTAGGCCGCCAGGAACTGGCTGATGCTGGTGCCCAGGCCACCGGTGATGTTGACCTGCTGGTTGTAGGCCAGCTCGGCCCCCTCCCCCGAGACCGGGCCGGCGACCGGGGTGGGCAGCAGCAGCGCGCGCATCTGCCGAACCGGCATGCTCGAGGCCGCTCCAGCGGTCGGGCCGGTCACGGCAGTGGGTGCAGCAGCAGATGCAGAGCGTGAGGCGCCCGCAGCGGCCGTGCTCATCCCGTTCGTAGTCCCCACCTGCGCCAGGACGGGCACCGCGAAGTAGCGCCGGACCATCACGCGGGCTCCCGTGCTGTCGGGCTCTTCCACGTCAGCGGCGACGGTGACCTGCCACGCCGTCGAAGGGCCCGCAACGCCGTCCTGCTGCTCTGTTTCTGCGCCTGCCTCTCCCGCAGCGCTCTGGTCCGTGTTCGCGGCCGGTGCGCTGGGTGCGGCGGCGTAGTCCTGCACGTGCGTGACGTCGGCGACAGCCACGTTCTGGATCCGCGAGACGGTCGAGGGCAGTCGGAACCCGTTGCTGGTCTGCAGGTAGAAGCTCAGCGCCTGCTCGTTACCGGCGGGGGTGGTCAGCCAGGCGGTGACGAACTCCTCCGCGAAGTTGCCCACCGCCGCGACCTCACCCGGGTCCTGCTGAGCGGCGGTGGACGCCGGTACTTGCGTGGACACGCGGATACCGGCCTGCCACCACAGGAGCAAAGCCGCCGGCCCAGCCAGCAGCGCCAACAGCAACAGCAGGCGCACCAGGCCAGCGCCGTGGGCGGCCCCGGAGGTCCAGCCCATCGTCCGGGCAGCCTGAGGGGCGTCCTGCGAGGTGTCGCCCTGACGGCCCTTGGAGCTGCTGCGGTTGGCGCCGACGCGGTTGGCGCCGCGGTTCAGGCGCGCCCGTAGGCCAGTGACCTCGCTGTCGATGGACGCCGGGGCGTTCGCCGATCGCGCCGCGGTTCGACGCGAGGCAGTCAGCATGGCTGCCCGCCGATGCCGGTGATGTGGCCTGGGCCGGTCGCGATACGGCGGATCCCGCTCCAGCCGTAGACGGTGCCCAGCTCGAGCAGCAGGTCGCTGACCCGCTGGGTGCCACGGGGAGCCGATCCGCGGTCAGTGCCGGTCGGCAACACCGTTGTCGGGGCCCGCTCAGGCGCAAGGCTGTCCGACAGCCTCGTGGAGGCCGCGTCGGCGACGGCGAGGCGGTCCTCGATCCCCTCGTCAGACGCTTCGTCGGTACCGGCCAGCTCCTCGTCCCCGCGAACCTGCGCGCCCTGCAAGACGTGCCAGCTGGAGCGTGCTCGCTGCCACCGTGCACTGCTCAGCAGCTCGACCACGGCAGTAGCCGCTGCCAGGTCGAAGGGCTGGGACTGCAGCGTGCTCAGGCGGGCGCGCAGGGTCTGCATGCCGTCATAGGCCTCGGCGGTGGCGAAGAGCAGCTCCCCCACGACTTCCGGCGCATCTCCGTTCTGCCCTTCGGCGCTCGCCGGCGCGGTGCAGCTTCGTGCCGCGAGCGCGGACGGAGTCAGCTCGTGGGATGTGTCGGTCGGGCAGATGTCGGGTGCGGGTTCGTTCTCGGTCATCGCTTCCTCCGGCCGTGGGTACAGGACGGGGCTCCCCCAGGTCCCTCTCATCGAGGTAGGTGCCTGCTCGCTGGGGGGTGTGACCGGAAGAGGTCAACAACTTTCGTCACCGAGAGTGATGTAGGTCACATCTCCGCTCGCAGGTCTCTGACCTGGGCAAACGACCTTGCCGTTCGCTGCAGAGGCGTATCGGCAAGGGGTCGAGTCCACGTTGTGTCACTAGTGGCAAGCCGAGCGGCAAGGGGGGATCCGCAGCGTCAGCAGCTCCACCGCGCACGAACGGAGCTGACCGATGTCTTCCACTCCCCTGCTGTCCCGCTCCAGCGCCTCCCGCGGCCTGCTGCCGTGCTCTTGCCAGCAAGGCAGCCGGGCGGCCTACACCCGCTCGTACTCGGCGCGCCTGCAGGTGTGCGCCGCCCTGAACCGGGAGTGGGACGCGATCCTGGAGGCTGGGCAGCACAACGAGCAGGTGGCCCGCTGGAGTCGCGGGCCCCTGCGCCACACCAGCGCCGCGGGGGTCGGATCGGTTCAGGATCTCGAGCAGGCGTGCCGTGACGCGGCAGGCAGCGCGAACGACACCCTGCTGCTGGCGCTACTTCGCGCCTACCAGGACGGAGAGGCCTTCGCCGGCCGCGTCCTCCTGCAGCTGTTCCTGGGCAAGATCGTCCGCATGGGCCTGCCGGGTCGGACCGGCAGCACCGCCGAGGAGTACGAGTCCGACGCGTTGGAGGCCTTCTGGACGGTCATGAGCACCTACCCCTGCGACCGGCGGCCTCGCAGCGTCGCCGCCAACCTCGCCCTGGACACCCTGCACCAGGTGCGGGTGCGCCCCCAGACCATCGAGCGCCTGGACTGGGACCTGTGGAGCTGGGAGCTGCACAACCACGAGGAGCGGGCTAAGGAGCACGACCCCACCAGCAGCGTCCTCGTCCTTATCCGCGACGGACTGCAGGCCGGGGCCATCAGCGACGGGGAAGCCCAGCTGCTGGCGATGACGTACGCGCCCTCCTCGGTGCCGATCACCGGCGTCGAGATGAGCATGCAGCTCGGGATTTCTGCGGCAACCCTGCGCCAGCGCACGTCGCGGGCGGTGGCACGCCTGAGCGCCTTCGTGCACGAAGACACCTCCGCTCCCCAGAGGCGCCTCTCCCCTACCTGCCCGGCCAAGACGCTTGTGACCGACCTGTCGCACTGGACCGACGAGTGCGAGCTTCTCGAGCTCATGGGCGCTACGGGGACGGCGAGCTCCGTGCACAGACGTCGGGACATGGGCCAGCAGGCAAGCCGACACGTCGGCTCGCACGAGCGCTGATGCAGTAGCTCGCACGCAGGCTCGCACGCAGGCTCGCACGCAGGCTCGCACGCAGGCTCGCACGCAGGCTCGCACGCAGGCTCGCACGCAGGCTCGCACGCAGGCTCGCACCCAGGCTCGCACGCAGGCTCGCACCCAGGCTCGCACCCAGGCTCGCACCCAGGCTCGCACCCAGGCTCGCACCCAGGCTCGCACCCAGGCTCGCACCCAGGCTCGCACCCAGGCTCGCACCCAGGCTCGCACCCAGGCTCGCACCCAGGCTCGCACCCAGGCTCGCACCCAGGCTCGCACCCAGGCTCGCACGCAGGCTCGCACGCAGGCTCGCGTCCCGGCTCGCGTCCCGGCTCGCACCCAGGCTCGCGTCCCGGCTCGCGTCCCGGCTCGCACCCAGGCTCGCGTCCCGGCTCGCGTCCCGGCTCGCGTCCCGGCTCGCGTCCCGGCTCGCGTCCCGGCTCGCGTCCCGGCTCGCACGCAGGCTCGCGTCCCGGCTCGCACGGCGGCTTGTCCACAGACGCGTGTCCCTGCCGTTCTCCCGGCCTGCGTCATCGCTACGGTTCAGGCAATCAGCAGCCCGCACCCCAGTGAGCGCGCTCCGGTGGACATGGCCGAGGGCGCAGACGAGGACGATGAGCATGGCCACCCCCACCATCGACCGCGATGGGCTCGGTCGAGCCCTTGCCTTCAGCAACATCAAGGGCGGCGTGGGCAAGACGTTCGCCACCGCGCAGTGCGCCGGCCTGCTGGCTTCAGTACCGGACTACCGCGTCTTGGCCGTCGACCTGGACATCCAGGGCAACCTGGACGAGGACTTCGGTCTGGGTGACCGCAGCGACGGAGGTCAGGGCCTGCTGCAGGCGGTCATGACGGGGACGGCTCCTCAGCCCCTCATGGACGTACGTCCAGGCTTGGACGTCATCTGCGGTGGCGAGTACCTGGCTGACCTTGCCGACGTCATCGACGCGCAGGCGAAGCGCCAACGCGACCCCAACCGCGCCTACAACGCGCTGGCGACGTGCTTGAGCCCCCTGGCTGCCGACTACGACTGGCTGCTCTTCGACTGCCCCCCGGGCAACGAGACCTTGCTGCAGATGGCGCTGGGCGCGGCTCGTTGGGTGGTCATCCCCACTCGCACCGATGACTCCAGCCGCAAGGGCCTGCGCAAGGTGGCGCGCCGGTTCGTCGAGGCTCGCGCCGTCCGCGGGCCTGAAGCCCCTCTGGACCTGCTCGGCATCTTCCTCAGCGCCGTCAACAGCTCGGCCAAGACCCTGCGCCGAGAAGCGCGGGACGCGATCATCGGCGACCTGGGCCCCGCGGGGGAGCAGCTGATGCTCAACACGGTCATCCGCTACGCAGAGTCCTCTGCCAGCGGGGCCCGCAACCGCGGCCTGCTGGTGCATGAGCTCGAGCAGCAGGTCGCTACGGCCGAGCCGTGGTGGCAGGCCGCCCGCGAGGGTCGCCCCGTCGTGTCACAGCCCGGCGCAGCCAGTGCTGCCGGCCTGGCTTCGGACTTCCAGTCACTGGTGCAAGAGCTACTGGCCCGCATCAGCGCCGCCGAGTCCACCGATGGCGCAGCCCACAGCCAAGAGGTCAACGACGACGTCGACGCGTACGTGCAGGCCGCACTGCGCCAAGACGCGAGCGCCTGATCAGGGCCGTGAGACGGCGCCCTCACTCAGACCCGACGCGGCTTGCGGCTCACATGGCAGCTTGCATGTCCACTGACGCTGTAGCTGAGACGTCGGCTCGCACGCAGGCTCGCACGCAGGCTCGCACGCAGGCTCGCACGCAGGCTCGCATCCCGGCTCGCACGCAGGCTCGCATCCCGGCTCGCATCCCGGCTCGCATCCCGGCTCGCATCCCGGCTCGCACGTCGGCTCGCATCCCGGCTCGCACGTCGGCTCGCCGGTAGTGCCTAGGGTCCCGCTGTTGCGCTGCTGGCGGGCTCGTTCACCTTTCCTCATCCACCTCTGTCAGCACTGGAGACGACATGAGCTCGAACACTCCCGGTCCCGCGAAACCTGCTCGCGGCCTGCCCACACCAGAGATCGACCTGGCCAGCGCCTTTCAGCCCTCCAGCGCCGTGGACCACACCAAGGGCCTGGGCGGAATGAGCCGTCGGCGGCCCGTGCGAGCCGCCGACTCAAGAGTCAGTGAAGCTGGGGCACGTGCTGGCGAGTCGGAGACGAAGTCCATGGCAGCGGGGGAGGGGTCATCCCCGGCTCCGCGGGGACGACAGGCCGGCCCCGCGGAGCCGGCCCGCTTGGAGGTGGTGGAGCCCCTCAAGCAGCCGGGGGAGCAGGGTGCCTCTCCCGAGGGGGCGACGCAGGCCCCAGGGGCAGGAGACGTCACGCAGGATCCGACAGCGCTGAGGACCGGGGCGCCGGTGGCGACCCGCACGGAGTCCGCTCCTCGTGCCCGGCGTACGAGGTCGGTTGCGACGGGGGAGGGCGCGACGTCACGCAGGGCTCGTAGCGGATCGCCGACCTCCTCAGCCCGACGGACGGCAGCAGGCGACGAGCCGAAGGCATCGGGGCGGCCGGCGGCGACCAAGGGCGGCGTGGCCTACGTGCCCGCAGCTACACGCGACCTGCTGGCGAGGCTTCGGGGAGACCGGGGCCGGACCCTCGGGGAGCTGGTGCTGAAGGCCTTGAACGCGCAGCACGCCCAGTTGGCCGAGCTGATGCAGCAGCGTCGTCCTCAGGTGGTCGAGGGCCCGCTGTTCTCCATGGCTCCTCCGCCTTCGCAGGTGCCGACGGTGCAGATCGCCATGCGCTTGAGCCAAGCCCACTGGGATGTGCTGGACACGCTGGTTGAGCAGTACGGGGCAGCCAACCGCGGCGAGCTCATCGACGCCGTCGTCCAGGCGGAGTACGGCTCCACCAGCGCGTGATCGAGCAGCCGCGAGTCCTCACCTGGGCTCGCGGGGCCGGAGGCAACGGCGCATCCGGCCCTGGCGAACTCGGCCACGGCGAGCGAGAGGGGAGTGGCTTGACCGGTGCAAGCGCTGCTTCACCGGCGCCACTCCCAGTCGCTCTGACTACCCTCACGGGGTAGCCATTACCCTCCCAAGGTAGTGAAGACCCCCCATTCGGTGTAATACTCGCCC contains these protein-coding regions:
- a CDS encoding conjugal transfer protein — protein: MLTASRRTAARSANAPASIDSEVTGLRARLNRGANRVGANRSSSKGRQGDTSQDAPQAARTMGWTSGAAHGAGLVRLLLLLALLAGPAALLLWWQAGIRVSTQVPASTAAQQDPGEVAAVGNFAEEFVTAWLTTPAGNEQALSFYLQTSNGFRLPSTVSRIQNVAVADVTHVQDYAAAPSAPAANTDQSAAGEAGAETEQQDGVAGPSTAWQVTVAADVEEPDSTGARVMVRRYFAVPVLAQVGTTNGMSTAAAGASRSASAAAPTAVTGPTAGAASSMPVRQMRALLLPTPVAGPVSGEGAELAYNQQVNITGGLGTSISQFLAAYATGSGDVTRYVTPGHVIKAITPAPYLSVQVQSVLAREDDPTSDAPSDGQHAQVLVTAVFGNRDQQPGSTQYALDLTARGGRWEISSIAPGPALTLPTAAGTAHPASSAANASPAASTAAQHP
- a CDS encoding RNA polymerase sigma factor produces the protein MSSTPLLSRSSASRGLLPCSCQQGSRAAYTRSYSARLQVCAALNREWDAILEAGQHNEQVARWSRGPLRHTSAAGVGSVQDLEQACRDAAGSANDTLLLALLRAYQDGEAFAGRVLLQLFLGKIVRMGLPGRTGSTAEEYESDALEAFWTVMSTYPCDRRPRSVAANLALDTLHQVRVRPQTIERLDWDLWSWELHNHEERAKEHDPTSSVLVLIRDGLQAGAISDGEAQLLAMTYAPSSVPITGVEMSMQLGISAATLRQRTSRAVARLSAFVHEDTSAPQRRLSPTCPAKTLVTDLSHWTDECELLELMGATGTASSVHRRRDMGQQASRHVGSHER
- a CDS encoding ParA family protein gives rise to the protein MATPTIDRDGLGRALAFSNIKGGVGKTFATAQCAGLLASVPDYRVLAVDLDIQGNLDEDFGLGDRSDGGQGLLQAVMTGTAPQPLMDVRPGLDVICGGEYLADLADVIDAQAKRQRDPNRAYNALATCLSPLAADYDWLLFDCPPGNETLLQMALGAARWVVIPTRTDDSSRKGLRKVARRFVEARAVRGPEAPLDLLGIFLSAVNSSAKTLRREARDAIIGDLGPAGEQLMLNTVIRYAESSASGARNRGLLVHELEQQVATAEPWWQAAREGRPVVSQPGAASAAGLASDFQSLVQELLARISAAESTDGAAHSQEVNDDVDAYVQAALRQDASA